Proteins encoded in a region of the Polyangium spumosum genome:
- a CDS encoding formylglycine-generating enzyme family protein, which translates to MSERIESPSRLGLGLVFCALLAGSATAPACSNQSTPPGPDAAPSDAAAEAAEAAAEFDAAMADAAADAAADADADAVADAAAALPGTSEGCPGDMLLVAGEYCPLVQQKCLEFHEEYEKDQARKKKEGAGASTVSDRCLRYEEPSVCLSKKRTPMRFCMDRYEWPNQKGEVPALLVSWGDAQKLCEAKGKRLCTEAEFNFACEGEAMLPYTYGYVRDPAVCNIDKPYRKREKSLVKYERCMKRPACKAELERLDQRLPAGSMPRCVSPFGVYDLNGNINEWVVRPKQKYPNRSGLKGGWWGPVRNRCRPTVGFHKEDDYGYEEGFRCCKEAEGT; encoded by the coding sequence ATGAGCGAGCGAATCGAGAGCCCGTCGAGGCTGGGCCTCGGCCTCGTGTTTTGCGCCCTGCTCGCCGGCTCTGCGACGGCGCCGGCCTGCTCGAACCAGTCGACGCCTCCCGGGCCCGACGCGGCGCCATCCGACGCGGCCGCCGAAGCTGCCGAGGCGGCGGCGGAGTTCGACGCGGCGATGGCGGACGCGGCTGCGGATGCGGCTGCGGATGCGGATGCCGACGCTGTCGCGGACGCGGCTGCGGCGTTGCCTGGGACGAGCGAGGGTTGTCCGGGGGACATGCTGCTCGTGGCCGGCGAGTATTGCCCGCTCGTGCAGCAGAAGTGCCTCGAGTTCCACGAGGAGTACGAGAAGGACCAGGCGCGGAAGAAAAAAGAGGGGGCCGGCGCGAGCACGGTGAGTGATCGCTGTCTGCGGTACGAGGAGCCCTCGGTGTGCCTTTCGAAGAAGCGCACGCCGATGCGGTTCTGCATGGACCGATATGAATGGCCGAACCAGAAGGGCGAGGTCCCGGCGCTCCTGGTCTCGTGGGGCGACGCGCAGAAGCTCTGCGAGGCGAAGGGAAAGCGGCTCTGCACGGAGGCCGAGTTCAATTTCGCCTGCGAGGGCGAGGCGATGCTCCCGTACACGTACGGCTACGTGCGTGACCCGGCGGTGTGCAACATCGACAAACCTTATCGCAAGCGTGAAAAGTCGCTCGTCAAGTACGAGCGATGCATGAAGCGCCCGGCGTGCAAGGCGGAGCTCGAGCGGCTCGACCAGCGCTTGCCGGCGGGCTCGATGCCGCGCTGCGTGTCGCCGTTCGGGGTCTACGATCTGAACGGCAACATCAACGAATGGGTGGTGCGGCCGAAGCAGAAATACCCGAACCGGAGCGGCCTGAAGGGCGGCTGGTGGGGCCCGGTGCGAAACCGGTGCCGGCCGACGGTGGGGTTCCACAAGGAAGACGATTACGGCTACGAGGAGGGGTTCCGCTGCTGCAAGGAGGCGGAGGGGACGTGA
- a CDS encoding M20/M25/M40 family metallo-hydrolase — protein sequence MKPTLSRLRGRLAISASILALLVACGPAAEPVTPPPPVPPELSASPAPIQENPIETGDPQRIAADVKQLASDEFAGRGTGDAGSKLAAEHVEKRFRELGLEPFGDAEGNTRSFKQKFSARVGAKVEAPSLALAKKGQKASKSPAPADMITAEGAQTGEAKGEVVFVGHGVTALAASWDDYAGKDIEGKVALILDGAPKPASGGKNAEALRDFKSVRYKLRTAREHKAVAAIVVTDGEELPAAPENASGMGIPAVVIKRSAAKALFPAIKWDDAAVSAPKAATKPKALAGAEVTVATRIEPTHADAWNVVARLPARAGSKTAEEYVVIGAHYDHLGKGGTSHSRAPGSREIHHGADDNASGTALLLDVARRFSKLTERSSRSIVFIAFGAEELGTLGSRHWVEHPPVPMGAVTAMINADMVGRMRDRTLVVDGTGTAAAWPELVKAANAGLELSLKLGAEGFGASDHAAFTAARVPVAFLFTGVHDDYHKPSDTADKVDVGGIDLTATLAARLTKALADRPERLVFVEAKAEKDPHKAGAGARGFRVALGSIPDYAWQGKGVKLTGVRPDAPAARAGMRAGDIIVKLDKHEITNVHDYVFALGDLEPGREITVEVERDGKRVALKLIPAPGR from the coding sequence GTGAAGCCGACCCTCTCGCGCCTGCGCGGGCGCCTCGCGATCTCCGCGTCGATCCTCGCCCTGCTCGTCGCTTGCGGCCCCGCCGCCGAGCCCGTCACTCCGCCGCCGCCCGTCCCGCCGGAGCTCTCCGCTTCTCCGGCGCCGATCCAGGAGAACCCGATCGAGACGGGGGATCCGCAGCGGATCGCAGCGGACGTCAAGCAACTCGCGTCGGACGAGTTCGCGGGTCGAGGCACGGGCGACGCGGGGTCGAAGCTCGCGGCCGAGCACGTGGAGAAGCGCTTCCGCGAGCTCGGGCTCGAGCCGTTCGGAGACGCGGAAGGAAACACGAGGAGCTTCAAGCAGAAGTTCTCCGCGCGCGTCGGCGCGAAGGTGGAAGCGCCTTCGCTCGCGCTCGCGAAGAAGGGGCAGAAGGCCTCGAAGTCACCCGCGCCGGCCGACATGATCACGGCCGAGGGCGCGCAGACGGGCGAGGCGAAGGGCGAGGTCGTGTTCGTGGGGCACGGCGTGACGGCGCTCGCGGCGTCGTGGGACGACTACGCCGGCAAGGACATCGAAGGGAAGGTGGCGCTGATCCTCGACGGCGCGCCGAAGCCCGCGTCGGGCGGCAAGAACGCCGAGGCGCTGCGCGACTTCAAGAGCGTGCGCTACAAGCTGCGCACGGCGCGCGAGCACAAGGCCGTCGCGGCGATCGTGGTGACGGACGGCGAGGAGCTGCCCGCGGCGCCGGAGAACGCGAGCGGGATGGGCATCCCGGCCGTGGTGATCAAGCGGAGCGCGGCGAAGGCGTTGTTCCCGGCGATCAAGTGGGACGACGCGGCGGTGAGCGCGCCGAAGGCCGCGACGAAGCCGAAGGCGCTCGCCGGCGCGGAGGTGACGGTGGCGACGCGGATCGAGCCGACACACGCGGACGCGTGGAACGTGGTGGCGCGTCTGCCGGCCCGCGCAGGATCGAAGACGGCCGAGGAGTACGTGGTGATCGGCGCGCACTACGATCACCTGGGCAAGGGCGGCACGTCGCACTCGCGCGCGCCGGGCTCGCGCGAGATCCACCACGGCGCGGACGACAACGCCTCGGGGACGGCGCTCCTGCTCGACGTGGCGCGGCGCTTCTCGAAGCTCACCGAGCGGTCTTCGCGCAGCATCGTGTTCATCGCGTTCGGGGCCGAGGAGCTCGGCACGCTCGGCTCGCGGCACTGGGTGGAGCACCCGCCCGTGCCGATGGGCGCGGTGACGGCGATGATCAACGCGGACATGGTCGGTCGGATGCGTGATCGGACGCTGGTCGTCGACGGTACGGGGACGGCGGCGGCGTGGCCGGAGCTCGTCAAGGCGGCGAACGCGGGGCTCGAGCTCTCGCTGAAGCTCGGCGCGGAGGGCTTCGGCGCGAGTGATCACGCCGCGTTCACGGCGGCGCGTGTGCCCGTGGCGTTCCTGTTCACGGGCGTGCACGACGACTACCACAAGCCGAGCGACACGGCGGACAAGGTCGACGTGGGCGGCATCGACCTCACCGCGACGCTCGCCGCGCGGCTGACGAAGGCCCTGGCGGATCGGCCGGAGCGGCTCGTGTTCGTCGAGGCGAAGGCGGAGAAGGATCCGCACAAGGCCGGCGCGGGCGCGCGTGGTTTCCGCGTCGCGCTCGGCTCGATCCCGGACTATGCGTGGCAGGGCAAGGGCGTGAAGCTCACGGGCGTGCGTCCGGACGCGCCGGCGGCGCGCGCGGGCATGCGAGCGGGCGACATCATCGTGAAGCTCGACAAGCACGAGATCACGAACGTGCACGACTACGTCTTCGCGCTCGGCGATCTCGAGCCGGGGCGCGAGATCACGGTCGAGGTCGAGCGCGACGGCAAGCGCGTGGCGTTGAAGCTCATCCCCGCCCCGGGCCGATGA
- a CDS encoding mechanosensitive ion channel family protein, with translation MLDEPPIALFAAQPGVTPGWVIRNLPTWAYTKSVYGVAAWQWVALPVAFGLSMLTGALLSAIFVRLASPIARRTATTWDDELLVALRGPATLFLGTTAFWSVEPAIALRRAASEVVGRGVDALLVMSLLWGLFGLLDVLADRVGRRIAKAGDAKDRGGALSLVAITTKAAKVLLVIFGFIVVLGQLGLKVSGIIAGLGIGGIAVALASQKTLENLFGSFTIGVDRPLHIGDFVKVDDLVGTVEQVGLRSTRFRTLDRTLVTMPNGRLSEMRIENYSVRDRLRLYQKFGLAYSTSPAVVRQIVEEMRGFLAERPSIYPDAIHVNFVGLGDSTLTIEVMAWVETREWTEFLTWREETLLGLMEIVEKNGASFAFPTQTIHVSSHPSPVQPGAVGAPRRS, from the coding sequence ATGCTGGACGAACCGCCCATCGCCCTGTTCGCCGCGCAGCCCGGCGTCACGCCGGGGTGGGTGATCCGCAACCTCCCGACCTGGGCCTACACGAAGTCGGTCTACGGCGTGGCCGCCTGGCAGTGGGTCGCGTTGCCGGTCGCGTTCGGGTTGTCGATGCTGACCGGGGCGCTGCTCTCTGCGATCTTCGTGCGCCTCGCCTCGCCGATCGCGCGGCGCACGGCGACGACCTGGGACGACGAGCTGCTCGTCGCGCTGCGTGGCCCCGCGACGCTTTTCCTCGGGACGACGGCGTTCTGGTCGGTCGAGCCGGCGATCGCGCTCCGCCGCGCGGCGAGCGAGGTGGTCGGCCGCGGCGTCGACGCGTTGCTCGTCATGAGCCTCCTGTGGGGGCTCTTTGGCCTGCTCGACGTGCTCGCCGATCGCGTGGGCCGGCGCATCGCGAAGGCGGGCGACGCGAAGGATCGTGGCGGAGCGCTGTCGCTCGTCGCGATCACCACGAAGGCGGCGAAGGTCCTGCTCGTGATCTTCGGGTTCATCGTGGTGCTCGGTCAGCTCGGGCTGAAGGTCTCGGGCATCATCGCGGGCCTCGGGATCGGCGGCATCGCGGTCGCGCTCGCGAGCCAGAAGACGCTCGAGAACCTCTTCGGCTCGTTCACGATCGGCGTGGACCGGCCGCTGCACATCGGAGATTTCGTCAAGGTCGACGACCTCGTGGGCACGGTGGAGCAGGTGGGCCTGCGCTCGACGCGCTTCCGCACGCTCGACCGGACGCTCGTGACCATGCCGAACGGGCGGCTCTCGGAGATGCGGATCGAGAACTACAGCGTCCGCGACAGGCTGCGGCTCTACCAGAAGTTCGGCCTCGCGTATTCGACGAGCCCCGCGGTGGTGCGGCAGATCGTCGAGGAGATGCGGGGCTTCCTCGCCGAGCGGCCCTCCATCTACCCCGACGCGATCCACGTGAACTTCGTTGGCCTCGGCGACTCGACGCTGACGATCGAGGTGATGGCGTGGGTCGAGACGCGCGAGTGGACGGAGTTCCTCACGTGGCGGGAGGAGACGCTGCTCGGGTTGATGGAGATCGTCGAGAAAAACGGCGCTTCCTTCGCGTTTCCGACGCAGACGATCCACGTGTCGTCCCATCCGTCCCCCGTGCAGCCGGGCGCGGTCGGAGCGCCACGGCGGTCGTGA
- a CDS encoding alpha/beta fold hydrolase has product MIAIGPVTARTDDGWLLRGEVLAEGPRPVVALLLHAMMASRRSMDKPRGAGLGAALARAGLSVVSLDLRGHGESGPSARDGARYTYDDCVLHDVPTAVALARSLFPGKRVIVVGHSLGAHAALASAGVFPDRAPDAVASIAGNFWFPSDEPSLTRRAAKAATLRTWLGVAEAVGYFDPKPLGLGSDAVALPYIRQFWKVWSSDRYGSVDDRYDYAEALTRVTLPVFAVASEGDKLLAHPESVACFFARIGSPQKRLRIVTNAEHGGRAPDHMGLVTDARSGSIWREIAEWAAGIG; this is encoded by the coding sequence ATGATCGCAATCGGGCCCGTCACAGCTCGGACCGACGACGGCTGGCTCTTGCGCGGCGAGGTGCTCGCCGAAGGCCCTCGGCCTGTGGTGGCGCTCTTGCTGCACGCGATGATGGCCAGCCGCAGGAGCATGGACAAACCACGCGGCGCGGGCCTCGGCGCGGCGCTCGCGCGGGCCGGGCTCTCGGTGGTCTCGCTCGATCTGCGCGGCCACGGCGAGAGCGGCCCGTCGGCGCGGGACGGCGCGCGGTACACGTACGACGATTGCGTGCTCCACGACGTCCCGACGGCGGTCGCGCTCGCCCGTTCTCTGTTCCCGGGCAAACGGGTGATCGTCGTCGGTCACAGCCTCGGCGCGCACGCGGCGCTGGCCTCGGCGGGCGTTTTTCCGGACAGGGCGCCCGACGCGGTCGCCTCGATCGCGGGGAATTTCTGGTTCCCTTCGGACGAACCGAGCCTGACGCGCCGCGCGGCGAAGGCGGCCACGCTCCGGACCTGGCTCGGCGTGGCAGAGGCCGTTGGATACTTTGACCCCAAACCACTCGGCCTGGGCTCGGACGCCGTGGCGCTCCCGTACATCCGCCAGTTCTGGAAGGTGTGGTCCTCGGATCGGTACGGGAGCGTCGACGATCGGTACGATTACGCCGAGGCGCTCACGCGCGTCACCCTCCCGGTCTTCGCGGTGGCGAGCGAGGGCGACAAGCTGCTCGCGCACCCGGAATCCGTCGCGTGTTTCTTCGCGCGGATCGGCAGCCCGCAGAAGAGGCTGCGGATCGTGACGAACGCCGAGCACGGAGGGCGGGCGCCGGATCACATGGGGCTCGTGACGGATGCGCGATCGGGTTCGATCTGGCGAGAAATCGCGGAATGGGCGGCCGGGATCGGCTGA